Proteins found in one Solitalea lacus genomic segment:
- a CDS encoding pyridoxamine 5'-phosphate oxidase family protein, whose protein sequence is MLGELNNAQIEGLLKSQILGRIGCHANDTTLIVPVNYFYDGAYIWAHSREGLKIKMMRENPNVCFEVEEIENMANWQSVIAWGEYEEIKDEVERNNAMQKLIKQLLPLLVSETAIPSHGLGTMKLAIVYRIRLTKKVGRFEKQ, encoded by the coding sequence ATGTTGGGTGAATTAAACAATGCTCAAATAGAAGGCCTTTTAAAAAGTCAGATTCTTGGTCGTATTGGTTGCCATGCGAATGATACAACTTTGATAGTGCCAGTAAATTATTTTTATGATGGTGCATACATATGGGCGCATTCACGTGAGGGATTGAAAATTAAAATGATGCGGGAAAATCCAAATGTTTGTTTTGAAGTTGAGGAGATTGAAAATATGGCCAATTGGCAAAGTGTAATTGCTTGGGGGGAGTATGAAGAAATAAAGGATGAAGTCGAGCGAAATAACGCGATGCAAAAGTTAATCAAACAATTGCTGCCACTCTTGGTAAGTGAAACAGCTATTCCATCTCATGGTTTAGGAACAATGAAATTGGCAATTGTTTATCGCATTCGTTTAACAAAAAAAGTTGGACGTTTTGAGAAACAATGA
- a CDS encoding DUF4230 domain-containing protein: MSYAEKKHQSSDFVRVFPWIVVLVLGVLTMRTCGKNDTQATTVHHVILERIESLGKLEIVRYKFKDIVEHEIIRQWLPDPKALLIVNGEAVGCIDLTKVKKGDLITDDTTLRIRLPKPELCYYKIDHKNSKVYQTNYAFLVEAELVDEAYRKAEAELGSTALKAGILEETKVGAEKILTPFFEAFGYKKIIYEYK, encoded by the coding sequence ATGAGTTATGCAGAAAAAAAACATCAAAGTTCTGATTTTGTCAGAGTTTTTCCGTGGATTGTAGTGTTGGTTCTGGGAGTGCTGACTATGCGTACTTGTGGAAAAAACGATACTCAAGCCACAACTGTTCACCATGTAATATTGGAAAGAATAGAGTCGCTTGGAAAACTTGAAATAGTTAGATACAAGTTTAAAGATATTGTTGAACATGAGATCATACGACAATGGCTTCCTGATCCTAAAGCCTTACTGATTGTTAACGGAGAAGCGGTGGGATGTATTGATCTTACCAAAGTTAAAAAAGGAGATCTAATAACCGATGATACGACCTTAAGAATTCGTTTGCCTAAACCTGAGTTGTGTTATTATAAAATTGATCATAAAAACTCCAAAGTTTATCAAACTAACTACGCATTTTTAGTTGAAGCGGAATTGGTTGATGAGGCATATCGAAAGGCTGAAGCAGAATTAGGTTCAACAGCCCTAAAAGCTGGAATTTTAGAAGAGACCAAGGTTGGAGCAGAAAAGATACTCACACCTTTTTTTGAAGCATTTGGCTATAAGAAAATTATTTACGAGTATAAATAA
- a CDS encoding DUF937 domain-containing protein, with the protein MLDNLLNLVKQYADDAIVQNPDIPNEQNDAAINVASSSIFNSLQSQATSGGIANLLNMFSGGTDNTAVTNNVTSNVAGSLMEKLGLDTTKAQGIATTLVPQVLNSLVSKTNDPNESSFSLNGVFNSLTDGKTEGINLDNVLNQLKGSDGKFTMDDITSLFNQQAENHSGGLMDKLKGLFGI; encoded by the coding sequence ATGCTCGACAATCTTTTAAATCTCGTAAAACAATATGCCGATGATGCTATTGTTCAAAATCCAGACATTCCTAATGAACAAAATGATGCAGCTATTAATGTAGCCTCGAGTTCTATATTTAACAGCTTGCAAAGTCAGGCAACAAGCGGCGGCATAGCCAATTTATTGAATATGTTTTCAGGAGGAACGGACAACACTGCAGTTACCAACAATGTAACCTCAAATGTTGCAGGTTCCTTAATGGAAAAACTAGGGCTGGATACCACCAAGGCTCAAGGCATAGCAACAACATTGGTTCCTCAAGTTTTAAATAGCTTGGTTAGCAAAACAAATGATCCCAATGAATCCAGCTTCAGTTTAAACGGCGTTTTCAACTCATTAACAGACGGAAAAACCGAAGGGATTAATTTAGACAATGTTCTCAATCAGCTAAAGGGAAGTGATGGAAAGTTTACCATGGATGATATTACCAGCTTGTTTAACCAACAAGCAGAAAATCACAGTGGCGGGCTAATGGATAAATTAAAAGGATTATTCGGGATTTAA
- a CDS encoding beta-N-acetylhexosaminidase — MLLRLLLVLLVSLHCVVARAQDSLINIIPKPVSVKSLAGSFALNNDVLLVYNNDSSQSIAQFFKESISISTGLRVNISHENQFIGKEKSIRFHLLGFRDNIIGSEGYRLQVHPTCIEISANNTGGLFYGMQTLLQLLPSEIESLKPVNRHSWSIPCVDILDYPRFGWRGMLLDVSRHFFPKEYVKKYIDYMSKYKYNVFHWHLTDDQGWRLEIKSFPKLTEIGAWRAPRMGEWWSQSPQYDGEPATYGGFYTRNDVKEIVEYAAARNITVLPEIDVPGHSMAALAAYPELSCLGGNFKPNVGDKFYKKIENSFCIGNECSFELMDSVITEVAEMFPGKYIHIGGDECHKGFWEKCPKCKARMKTDSISTLEGLQSYFIHRMEQLIVSKGKRMIGWDEILEGGLAPEATVMSWRGLKGGIEAANMGHNVIMTPDKYCYLDLYQGDPDVEYKTYSMNRLSTSYSLDPVPEGIDKKYILGGQGNLWTENIPNTRHLEYMVWPRAFALSEVFWTPQKNRNWDDFSRRMEVQLNRFDAAQINYAKSAYDPIIRVNKNYQGSYIINVTAEINGLDIYYSFEGPDPDSFYPKYSQPLEIPKGADTFKAVTYRNGKPIGKVVTLKIKDLDKRMRQTN; from the coding sequence ATGCTTTTAAGATTATTGCTTGTCCTTTTAGTCAGTTTGCATTGTGTGGTTGCCAGAGCACAAGATTCATTAATCAATATTATTCCAAAACCTGTTTCAGTTAAATCACTGGCAGGATCCTTTGCTTTAAATAATGATGTTTTATTGGTTTATAATAACGACAGCAGTCAATCAATCGCTCAGTTTTTTAAAGAATCAATAAGTATTTCTACCGGTTTAAGAGTCAATATTAGTCATGAAAACCAGTTTATAGGAAAGGAAAAATCAATCCGTTTCCATTTGTTAGGCTTTCGGGATAACATTATTGGTAGTGAAGGGTACCGTTTACAGGTGCATCCTACTTGTATAGAAATTTCAGCTAATAATACAGGAGGGCTTTTTTATGGCATGCAAACCTTGTTGCAGTTATTACCTTCTGAAATTGAAAGCCTAAAACCTGTAAACCGTCATTCATGGTCAATTCCTTGTGTAGATATCCTGGACTACCCTCGATTTGGCTGGAGAGGGATGCTGCTTGATGTAAGCAGACATTTTTTTCCAAAGGAATACGTTAAGAAATACATCGACTATATGTCGAAATATAAATACAATGTTTTTCATTGGCATTTAACAGATGATCAGGGTTGGAGGTTGGAAATAAAAAGCTTTCCGAAGCTTACTGAAATTGGGGCTTGGCGTGCACCTAGGATGGGAGAGTGGTGGTCACAGAGTCCACAGTATGATGGGGAACCTGCTACCTATGGAGGGTTTTATACGCGAAATGATGTAAAAGAAATTGTTGAATACGCGGCAGCAAGAAATATTACGGTATTGCCTGAAATCGATGTTCCTGGTCATAGTATGGCAGCTTTGGCTGCGTATCCGGAGTTATCTTGTTTGGGAGGTAATTTTAAACCCAATGTAGGTGATAAATTCTATAAGAAAATTGAAAATTCCTTCTGTATAGGTAACGAATGCAGCTTTGAATTAATGGATTCTGTTATAACAGAAGTTGCAGAAATGTTTCCTGGTAAATACATTCATATTGGAGGGGATGAATGCCATAAAGGGTTCTGGGAGAAATGTCCTAAATGCAAAGCTCGTATGAAAACCGATAGTATTTCTACACTTGAAGGTTTACAAAGCTATTTTATTCATCGAATGGAGCAATTGATTGTGAGTAAAGGAAAACGCATGATCGGTTGGGATGAAATATTAGAAGGGGGACTTGCTCCTGAAGCAACAGTTATGTCTTGGAGAGGTTTGAAAGGGGGGATTGAAGCTGCCAATATGGGGCATAATGTTATCATGACTCCTGATAAATATTGCTACCTCGATTTATATCAAGGAGACCCTGATGTTGAATATAAAACTTATTCAATGAATCGATTAAGTACAAGTTACAGCTTGGACCCTGTTCCGGAAGGAATAGATAAAAAATATATTTTGGGTGGACAGGGTAATTTATGGACTGAAAATATCCCCAATACCCGTCATTTGGAATATATGGTTTGGCCACGTGCGTTTGCTTTATCCGAAGTTTTTTGGACTCCGCAGAAAAACAGGAATTGGGATGATTTTTCCAGAAGAATGGAAGTTCAGCTTAATCGCTTCGATGCAGCACAAATTAATTATGCCAAAAGTGCTTACGATCCAATAATAAGGGTTAATAAAAATTATCAGGGAAGTTATATAATTAATGTTACTGCTGAGATTAATGGTCTTGATATTTATTATTCATTTGAAGGTCCTGATCCGGATAGTTTTTATCCAAAATACAGCCAGCCGCTGGAAATTCCTAAAGGAGCAGATACCTTTAAGGCTGTTACCTATAGAAACGGAAAGCCAATAGGTAAGGTTGTGACACTGAAAATAAAAGATTTGGATAAAAGAATGAGACAAACCAACTAA
- a CDS encoding ATP-dependent DNA helicase — protein MIDSSVLEQVFPYQPTFQQQELFRGLDEFLIRRNNDSAFIVRGYAGTGKTTVVSALVKLLPKYKLKSVLLAPTGRAAKVISSYAGKEAFTIHKKIYRKRDASSPVSGFTRAINPHTDTIFIVDEASMISNQQAEGPDLYGQNLLTDLLEYVFNQKNCKLILVGDTAQLPPVGLNYSPALDKEYLQSNYHLDVTEVELTDVLRQQLESGILENATRIRELIRDEIETFPQIVTKGYTDTFRMTGEKMIEGLNYAYDKYGIEDTLIITRSNKSANLFNQQIRGRILYREEEISTGDYLMVVRNNYFWLPQESNHAFIANGDIARIKRIKGTSDLYGFRFAEVTLEFPDYPDEQELTCKILLDTLSSESPNLNSSDSKRLYETISEDYKHIVNKRERAQKLKEDPYYNALQVKFAYAVTCHKAQGGQWKAVFVDQGYLTEEMVNTDFLRWLYTAVSRSTQELFFVNFVNQFFE, from the coding sequence ATGATTGATTCTTCCGTCTTAGAACAAGTTTTTCCTTATCAGCCTACATTTCAACAGCAAGAGTTATTTCGAGGGTTAGATGAGTTTTTAATCAGGCGAAACAATGATTCAGCATTCATTGTTCGCGGATATGCCGGTACGGGAAAAACTACAGTTGTAAGCGCATTAGTTAAGTTGTTACCCAAATACAAACTAAAATCTGTTTTATTGGCCCCTACCGGAAGAGCTGCAAAAGTAATTAGTTCCTATGCCGGAAAAGAAGCCTTTACCATTCATAAAAAAATTTACCGTAAACGAGATGCATCAAGTCCGGTTTCCGGTTTTACAAGGGCTATCAATCCTCATACCGATACAATTTTTATAGTTGATGAGGCTTCAATGATTTCCAATCAACAAGCGGAGGGCCCTGACCTTTATGGTCAAAACTTATTGACTGATTTACTGGAATATGTTTTCAACCAAAAAAACTGTAAGCTTATTTTGGTTGGCGACACGGCCCAGTTACCTCCTGTTGGATTAAACTATAGCCCGGCTTTAGATAAAGAGTATCTGCAATCCAACTACCATTTGGACGTTACCGAAGTGGAGTTAACCGATGTGCTTCGTCAACAATTAGAATCTGGAATTCTGGAAAATGCCACTCGCATTCGAGAATTGATACGAGATGAAATTGAAACTTTTCCACAAATAGTTACTAAAGGATACACTGATACCTTTAGAATGACCGGCGAAAAAATGATTGAAGGACTTAATTATGCGTATGATAAATATGGCATTGAAGATACATTAATCATTACCCGCTCAAACAAAAGCGCCAATCTGTTCAATCAACAAATCAGAGGCAGAATTCTTTACCGAGAAGAGGAAATTTCTACAGGCGACTATCTGATGGTTGTAAGGAACAACTATTTCTGGCTCCCTCAAGAATCAAACCATGCGTTTATTGCCAACGGAGATATTGCCCGCATAAAACGTATTAAAGGCACTTCTGATTTGTATGGTTTCCGATTTGCAGAAGTTACCCTAGAATTTCCGGATTATCCTGATGAACAGGAATTAACTTGTAAAATATTGCTAGACACACTTTCTTCTGAAAGCCCTAACTTAAATTCCTCGGATAGCAAACGACTTTATGAAACGATTAGTGAAGACTACAAACATATTGTTAATAAACGCGAACGGGCTCAAAAGTTAAAAGAAGATCCTTATTACAATGCACTACAGGTTAAGTTCGCCTATGCGGTAACTTGCCATAAAGCACAGGGTGGGCAATGGAAAGCCGTTTTTGTTGACCAGGGTTACCTAACTGAAGAAATGGTAAATACTGATTTTTTACGCTGGTTATATACTGCCGTTAGTAGAAGTACACAGGAACTTTTCTTCGTAAATTTTGTCAATCAGTTTTTTGAATAA
- a CDS encoding AAA family ATPase: MIPVKLTIKGLYSYQDEQEHFIDFAHLTESQLFGIFGGVGSGKSTILDAITFSVYGALDRLGQSGDNRYFNMMNLKSTTVLIDFEFYNHAGKYYRAIVSGKRGKKFDDVKQFTRVFYLWENNEWIPQEKLNGEEIIGLSYDNFRRTIIIPQGKFQEFLELSNTERTRMLKDIFALEKFEFSDKIARLIAHNNTEKASLEGEMKQFEGLDVSNLQAFEQEISTLKQELECLSIQVNKKTIEHQALIDLKRIVDELEQTKQNFNLHIMQENNILQFQQQLDNYRKAVEIFKAILERKKEKQQELLQKKQRLAQLNQIVLETETRLTEKNAQLSALLPEFEQLQQYKDLSSDYKIAADILAIQSEEVTIVDSLQKGKNYIKEQEVIQTNQKTNSDQLKHHIAKKREQLPDWSLLSKLGAWFNQKAILFQAWQNARTEFLMQERELSSHGQSLSTCLPDSIKSVLLEGSDKPQQIVSKLNGLTENLLQQERELQQLQQDFLVKLKLGEFALQLHNGANCPLCGSSEHPAILNTSDLQLHTDDVNNKLSLLKSQQNSFAVAQTAIAKWESVYEQQTGLLAKQTEKLKAAEMALNDWIQTFSFEGFTADDGDKLQTLIASAEGLNAELKSLEQQKEQADTQLTKTDELLERAKTKINALENQFIALQVRVSEKESQLKHLQLIENKQSAVELISASEQLAIKIKQIETDTERLKADLQLLEQQKAGLSGQFEALQQDHANAEIQFQQIENELSNAVEQSSFENLSKVEAILAQALNIDAIQEQINQFNEKKGSLLSIIERLEKQSLGKTFNTAEFESLTLELQRIKTDWQEKNDNLVRAIAQLNQYLQDFKKKEELQQKFNKLQHRSENLATLSGLFRGSGFVNYVSSIYMQQLCLAANNRFHKLTRQQLHLEVDNQNNFHVRDMLNDGHMRLVKTLSGGQKFQASLCLALALAESVQHFNRSEQSFFFLDEGFGSLDKDSLQIVFEALKSLRKENRIVGLISHVEDLQQEIETHVKIINDPSTGSKIINSWN; the protein is encoded by the coding sequence ATGATTCCTGTTAAGTTAACCATTAAAGGCCTTTACTCCTACCAGGATGAACAGGAACACTTCATTGATTTTGCCCATTTAACAGAAAGTCAGCTGTTTGGCATTTTTGGAGGTGTTGGTTCTGGTAAATCAACAATATTGGATGCTATCACCTTTTCTGTTTATGGAGCACTTGATCGATTGGGCCAAAGCGGTGACAACCGGTACTTTAATATGATGAATTTAAAATCAACTACAGTTTTAATTGATTTTGAATTTTATAATCACGCCGGAAAATATTATCGAGCCATTGTTAGCGGAAAAAGGGGCAAAAAGTTTGACGATGTAAAACAATTTACCCGAGTATTCTACTTATGGGAAAACAATGAATGGATTCCTCAGGAAAAATTGAATGGCGAAGAAATAATTGGATTGAGCTATGACAACTTCCGTCGAACCATTATTATCCCGCAAGGAAAATTCCAGGAATTTTTAGAACTCTCGAATACCGAAAGAACACGGATGCTTAAAGATATTTTCGCACTTGAAAAATTTGAGTTTTCGGATAAAATAGCCCGGTTAATTGCGCATAATAATACTGAGAAAGCGAGCCTGGAAGGTGAAATGAAACAGTTTGAAGGCTTGGATGTATCCAACCTTCAGGCTTTTGAACAGGAAATCAGTACACTAAAACAAGAGTTGGAATGTTTAAGCATTCAAGTTAATAAAAAAACAATTGAGCACCAGGCTCTTATCGACCTGAAAAGGATAGTTGATGAGCTTGAACAGACTAAACAAAACTTCAACCTGCACATAATGCAGGAAAACAATATTTTACAATTTCAACAGCAACTTGATAATTACCGAAAGGCGGTTGAAATTTTTAAAGCAATTCTTGAACGAAAAAAAGAAAAGCAACAGGAATTGCTTCAAAAAAAACAACGCCTCGCTCAGTTAAACCAAATCGTTCTTGAAACTGAAACTAGATTAACTGAGAAAAACGCACAACTTTCAGCACTTTTACCAGAATTTGAACAACTGCAGCAGTACAAGGATCTTTCGAGCGATTATAAAATTGCTGCAGATATCCTTGCTATTCAAAGCGAAGAGGTGACTATTGTCGATTCACTTCAAAAGGGAAAAAATTATATTAAGGAGCAAGAAGTCATTCAGACAAATCAAAAAACGAATTCAGATCAGCTAAAACATCATATAGCTAAAAAAAGAGAGCAACTGCCTGACTGGTCACTGCTGAGCAAACTCGGAGCTTGGTTTAACCAAAAAGCAATACTTTTTCAAGCTTGGCAAAATGCAAGGACAGAATTCCTTATGCAGGAGCGGGAATTATCCTCTCATGGGCAATCTTTAAGTACCTGCTTACCAGACTCCATTAAATCAGTTTTACTTGAAGGATCGGATAAACCACAACAAATAGTAAGCAAACTAAATGGACTTACTGAAAATCTTTTACAACAAGAAAGAGAACTGCAGCAGTTACAGCAAGATTTTCTCGTAAAATTGAAATTAGGAGAATTTGCACTGCAGTTACATAATGGAGCCAATTGTCCCTTATGTGGTAGTTCAGAGCATCCTGCTATTTTAAATACTTCCGATCTACAACTACATACCGATGATGTAAACAACAAATTGTCTTTATTAAAAAGTCAGCAAAATTCATTTGCCGTTGCACAAACTGCAATTGCAAAATGGGAATCTGTTTATGAACAACAAACAGGTTTATTAGCCAAACAAACTGAAAAACTAAAAGCAGCAGAAATGGCATTAAACGACTGGATACAAACATTTTCGTTTGAAGGTTTTACTGCTGATGACGGGGACAAACTTCAAACTTTAATTGCATCAGCAGAAGGTCTGAATGCCGAATTAAAGTCATTAGAACAACAAAAAGAGCAAGCGGACACTCAACTTACGAAAACCGATGAATTGTTGGAAAGAGCCAAAACTAAAATCAATGCCCTTGAAAATCAATTTATAGCATTGCAGGTTCGAGTTTCAGAAAAAGAGAGTCAATTAAAGCATTTGCAACTTATCGAGAATAAACAATCTGCTGTTGAGCTTATTTCAGCATCAGAGCAGCTTGCAATTAAAATAAAGCAAATTGAAACTGATACTGAACGCTTAAAAGCTGACTTACAACTATTAGAGCAACAAAAAGCTGGTTTATCAGGCCAATTTGAGGCATTACAGCAAGATCATGCAAACGCTGAAATACAATTTCAACAAATTGAAAATGAACTTTCTAATGCGGTAGAACAATCTTCATTTGAAAACTTATCAAAAGTTGAGGCCATTTTAGCTCAAGCTTTAAATATTGATGCCATTCAAGAACAGATTAACCAATTTAACGAAAAGAAAGGCTCGCTGTTAAGTATTATTGAACGTTTAGAGAAGCAAAGCCTGGGCAAAACATTTAATACGGCTGAATTCGAATCATTGACCCTTGAGCTTCAACGTATAAAAACGGACTGGCAGGAAAAAAATGACAATTTAGTACGGGCAATAGCACAACTCAATCAGTATTTACAAGACTTCAAGAAAAAAGAAGAGCTACAACAGAAATTTAACAAGTTGCAACACCGTAGTGAAAATCTGGCTACTCTATCAGGCTTATTCAGAGGAAGTGGGTTCGTAAATTATGTTTCCTCTATTTATATGCAGCAGTTATGCCTGGCAGCCAATAATCGTTTTCATAAACTAACCCGTCAACAACTTCATTTAGAAGTTGATAATCAAAACAATTTCCATGTAAGAGATATGCTTAATGATGGACATATGAGGTTAGTAAAAACTCTTTCTGGCGGACAAAAATTCCAGGCTTCTCTTTGCCTTGCATTAGCTTTAGCCGAAAGTGTTCAGCACTTTAACCGATCAGAACAAAGTTTCTTCTTCTTAGATGAGGGCTTTGGATCCCTGGATAAAGACTCTTTACAAATTGTTTTCGAGGCATTAAAATCACTCCGCAAAGAAAATAGAATTGTAGGATTAATCTCACATGTTGAAGATCTTCAACAAGAGATTGAAACGCATGTTAAAATTATTAATGATCCATCAACCGGAAGTAAAATCATAAACAGTTGGAATTAA
- a CDS encoding metallophosphoesterase family protein — translation MKILHTADWHLGKRLERFSRLEEQREVLDEICQIANEQEVDAVLIAGDLYDTFNPSTEATELLYKTLKKLSNNGKRAIIAIAGNHDSPERVDAPDVLARECGIFFAGYPNTNLGKIKLDTGLEIINSDNGFIELKLPEHTPHLRLLLTPYANEVRLKTMLNAKNSEQELRDLLQQKWSELANQYCDNTGVNILMAHLFFMKKGGEIPEEPDDEKPILHIGGAQAIFSENIPQQMQYVALGHLHRFQTIDSSPCPVIYSSSPLCYSFSEAGQSKFVAVLTAEPGTEVKIEKIALTKGKSLVRKRFDQIDLAIDWLSNNPDCLVELTIVSDEYLKSIDRKRLEQAHDGIVTLIPEIKNQSPTETANNSIDLSQDVDTLFIQYFKHKKGQEPNEELLSLFKELKAEDAE, via the coding sequence ATGAAAATTCTACATACAGCAGATTGGCATTTAGGGAAGCGCTTAGAACGCTTTTCGCGATTAGAGGAACAGCGTGAAGTGTTAGATGAAATTTGCCAAATTGCCAATGAGCAAGAGGTGGATGCTGTATTAATTGCCGGAGATTTATACGATACGTTTAACCCTTCAACAGAGGCCACTGAGCTTTTATATAAGACATTAAAAAAACTGTCAAACAATGGCAAAAGAGCCATTATCGCCATTGCCGGCAACCATGATTCACCTGAGAGAGTTGACGCGCCAGATGTTTTGGCTCGGGAATGCGGAATTTTCTTTGCTGGCTATCCCAACACCAATCTTGGTAAGATAAAACTTGATACTGGCCTTGAAATCATTAATTCGGACAACGGTTTTATAGAACTTAAACTGCCTGAACATACCCCCCATTTACGTTTGCTATTAACTCCTTACGCCAATGAGGTTAGATTAAAAACGATGCTTAATGCAAAAAACAGTGAACAAGAACTCCGTGATCTGCTTCAACAAAAATGGAGCGAGTTGGCAAATCAATATTGCGACAACACTGGTGTAAACATACTCATGGCACACTTATTTTTTATGAAAAAAGGTGGAGAAATACCTGAAGAACCAGATGACGAGAAACCAATTTTACATATTGGTGGAGCTCAGGCTATTTTCTCAGAAAATATACCTCAACAAATGCAATATGTTGCATTAGGGCATTTGCATCGATTTCAAACAATTGATAGTTCGCCTTGCCCTGTAATTTACAGTAGCAGTCCGCTTTGTTATAGCTTTAGCGAAGCGGGGCAATCCAAATTTGTTGCCGTACTTACTGCCGAGCCAGGAACTGAAGTCAAAATTGAAAAAATTGCACTTACAAAAGGAAAAAGTTTAGTTCGAAAACGCTTTGATCAAATAGACTTGGCAATAGATTGGCTCTCCAATAATCCTGATTGTTTGGTTGAGTTGACAATTGTGAGCGACGAATATCTTAAATCAATTGATCGTAAGCGGCTTGAACAGGCACATGATGGCATCGTTACACTTATCCCTGAAATTAAAAATCAGTCCCCTACTGAAACAGCCAACAATAGTATTGATTTATCTCAGGACGTAGACACTTTATTTATCCAATATTTCAAGCATAAAAAAGGCCAGGAGCCTAATGAAGAACTATTAAGTCTATTCAAAGAATTAAAAGCGGAGGATGCAGAATGA
- a CDS encoding TlpA disulfide reductase family protein codes for MNKIILTAAVAFAFAACNKGGSGYKIEGEIKGLPDNKKVYLIATNFEAQKFDTLSKAVSKDGKFELKGTLTAPDYCALVVEGERAGSELMVENVNIKVKGSIDSLHKLNISGSKSHDEFIKVEATLKKSTDKLQAIQQKAMMMGQQPDEHQMQALQLEYMAIQNQMQNDIRAYAKSNPSSVVAPVLLINTNQDFDVQVFQPIYNSFTEEVKATPAAKYMKSRLDKEVKLAIGQKAPELKALTPDGKALSLSESRGKVTLIDFWASWCKPCRMENPNVVKVYEKYHGQGFNILGISLDKDAEAWKKAIGEDKLQWNHISDLKYWDSALAKEYNVQSIPYSILLDKNGVIVAKNLRGEELEKKVAELMAKN; via the coding sequence ATGAACAAAATTATTTTAACAGCAGCTGTAGCATTTGCATTTGCTGCATGTAATAAAGGCGGTAGCGGATACAAAATTGAAGGTGAAATAAAAGGATTGCCAGATAACAAAAAAGTGTATCTGATTGCAACTAATTTTGAAGCCCAAAAGTTTGATACACTATCTAAAGCCGTTAGTAAAGATGGAAAGTTTGAACTTAAAGGAACTTTAACAGCTCCTGATTATTGCGCGTTAGTAGTCGAAGGTGAGCGTGCAGGCTCAGAACTGATGGTTGAAAACGTTAACATTAAAGTTAAGGGAAGTATTGACAGCTTACATAAGTTGAATATCAGTGGTTCTAAATCACACGATGAGTTTATTAAAGTAGAAGCCACTCTTAAGAAGAGCACTGACAAATTGCAGGCAATTCAGCAAAAAGCAATGATGATGGGCCAACAACCTGATGAACATCAAATGCAAGCTTTGCAATTGGAGTACATGGCTATTCAAAATCAGATGCAAAATGATATCAGGGCATATGCCAAAAGTAATCCTTCATCAGTTGTAGCTCCGGTATTGCTGATTAATACTAATCAGGACTTTGATGTACAGGTGTTTCAGCCAATTTACAATAGCTTTACAGAAGAAGTAAAGGCTACTCCGGCTGCAAAATACATGAAATCAAGACTTGATAAAGAAGTGAAATTGGCTATCGGGCAGAAAGCTCCGGAATTAAAAGCATTAACGCCAGATGGAAAAGCTTTATCGTTAAGTGAGTCGAGGGGTAAAGTTACATTGATCGATTTTTGGGCTTCTTGGTGTAAACCTTGCCGTATGGAAAATCCAAATGTTGTAAAGGTATATGAAAAGTACCATGGACAAGGTTTTAATATTTTAGGCATTTCATTAGATAAAGACGCAGAAGCCTGGAAAAAAGCAATTGGTGAAGATAAATTACAGTGGAACCATATTTCAGACCTTAAGTATTGGGATTCTGCCCTTGCTAAAGAATATAATGTTCAATCAATTCCATACTCTATTTTATTAGATAAAAATGGAGTTATTGTTGCCAAAAATTTAAGAGGAGAAGAGCTGGAGAAAAAAGTAGCTGAATTAATGGCGAAAAACTAA